Part of the Nitrospirota bacterium genome is shown below.
AGACAGGATTGCACGGGTGATGAAAAAAAAGGCTTGCATTGCCCTCAGGGTCAACCCTGATATAGACCCGGAAACGCATCCTTATATTGCAACAGGACTTAAGAGCCAGAAATTCGGCATACCAATAGAGGATGCGATTGAACACTACAAGTCTGCCGCAAGGCTCAAAGGCATTAACATTATAGGTATCCATAAGCATCTTGGCTCTCAGATAACAAAGGTCTCTCCTTTTGTCGAGGGGCTTAGAAGAACGCTTCTTCTTGTGGATAAGCTTGATGCATCGGGAATCGACATTCGTTACCTCGATATTGGTGGAGGGCTTGGTATTACCTATGACACCGAAACTCCACCTCATCCGAAAGAGCTTGCAAGGCATATAATCCCTCTTCTTAATGGAAGGCAGGGACTAACGCTCATAGTAGAGCCCGGCCGTTCTATTTCGGGTAACGCAGGAATCCTTGTCTCAAGAGCCCTATATATCAAAAAAACACAGGACAAGGAGTTTCTCATCGTGGATGCGGGAATGAACGACCTCATGAGGCCATCCCTCTATGGAGCTTATCACAGGATTATCCCTGTGATAAGGACAGGACGGCGTAATCGCATTCAGGACATAGTAGGACCTATATGCGAGTCAGGGGATTTCCTTGCAAAGGAAAGAGAGCTTCCGAGGATTCGTCCAGGAGAGCACATTGCAGTGATTGGTGCAGGTGCATACGGGTTTTCAATGAGTTCAAACTACAATTCAAGACCGCTTCCTGCCGAGGTCATGGTAAAAGGTAAAAGACACTTCCTCATTCGTAAAAGGCAGACATACGAAGACCTCATAGCAGGCGAAAGACTTCTGTGACGAGCATCGGATTTACAAAGATGCATGCCCTCGGAAATGACTTTATAGTGATAGATGTCAGGGAATCTATCCCAGAGGGCATTACCGAGCTTTCAAAAAGGCTCTGCCATAGACGGCTTGGCATTGGTGCTGACCAGCTCATTCTGCTTTTGAAATCCGATATCGGAGACCTGAGAATGAGGATATTCAATTCAGATGGTGGAGAGGTTGAGATGTGCGGAAACGGCATAAGGTGCCTTGCAAAATACATCTGGGACAGGGGGATTTCCGAAAAAGATACCCTTAATATAGAGACATTGGCAGGCATAATAAAGCCCTCTAAGGCAGGCAGTCTCGTCTCTGTGGATATGGGGGTCCCTATACTTGAAGGAAAAGACATACCTGTCAATATCTCTGGAAGGGTGATTGATTACCCATTGGAGATTCAAGATAGGCTGTTTAACATCACATGCGTCTCGATGGGAAATCCCCATGCAGTTATATTCGTTAAGTCGGTTTCAGGATTCCCTGTAAGCCATTATGGTCCCCTGATAGAGCGGCATCAGCTTTTCCCAAAAAGAACGAATGTAGAGTTCGTAGAGGTCCTCACGCCTACCCACATTAAGATGAGGGTATGGGAAAGGGGCTCAGGCGAGACCCCTGCCTGCGGAACAGGTGCATCGGCATCTGTTGTTGCAGGTATACTTAAAGGGCTTACAGAGAGAAATGTCAGGGTAGAGCTTCAATACGGAGACTTGTTCATAGAGTGGACATCCGAGAGTCCTGTCTATATGACAGGTCCTGCTGAAGAGGTCTTTGAAGGACAGATAGATATATAACATGCTTTGGTAGTCTAAAATCTTCTGTGTAAAATCTTCTGAAATCGTTGCCATCTCCTTTTTTTATAGGTTCAATTTGAATTCCCTAAGTGCTTGAATTATCTTCATTTTTATCGTTAGAGTGTTCAATCATGTTCAATTTGTTCAAATCAGCTCTGTTGTCATCCTTTACTTTCTCACCCTCGATGAGCCTTGCCTTGTCCATGAGTATTGCAGAGGCAATAACCTTGAAACACATCCTTTTTTTCTTTTGAGATTTTTTTATTCATATGTCGCACTATATCAGTAAAAGATGGAAGCAGTCAATATGAAATGTTTCACTTGAAATGTTTCACCTGAAATAGTTCACCTAAGACATTTCCACATTCGTCATTCCTGTGAAAACAAGAATCCAGCCCTTGTTACCTTTCCCTCTCTCCTTGCTCTGCCATTATACTGTTACCCATGTCCATAGGTTAATGTGTTACCTATGTTAGCAGGTTGCAACTCCGTTTCCCCTCCCCCTTGAGGGGGGAGGGCGAGGGTGGGGGTGATTGGACTTTTCTGTTCACCCTCTCCAAACCCCTCCCCTCAAGGGAGGGGATTTTTTTAGATACTCTGCAGATTGCTTGTGGGGATTACTAATTTTCCCCTCGACAGAAAAAAAGTAGTTTTAAGAAACAGTTTCGCTCCTGAGGAGCCTTTGTCATTCTGCACTTCTTGTCATTCTCCGGCTTGACCGGAGAATCCAAGTTTTCTTTAAAAGCAAAAGGGGATTACTCCTGCTCTGTGTTCCCCTTGACAGAGAAAGGATGCCTGCTTAAGATGATGTAACTGTCCCGATACTTCGGGATTTGTTTAAACTATTGAGAATTATACCCTTTTTCATATTTGCAAAATTCATTTTGGACTGCCAGATACCAGACTCTATCGGACAGGTAGAGGAGTTCAATAGGCTGTTAGAGATAGCAGGAATAACACTTGAAATTTCGGCAGAAAATAAGTAAAACTTAAGTGACCAAACAAATGTTGACTGCGACATCTATAAAACTTAATGACATTGACAAGCTTAACAGGGAAGCCGAACTACAATGGGCGACCAGAATTCAGATTGATAGCTCACTCACGCGCGCACTTGTGAGTTTTCAGGCTAATAAAGGCAAAGCGGTTTATCGTTGGTTCAAATACAAGGAAGCATTTTTTGCTGACCTCATTGAGCATTTGTTAAGGAGACATCGAATTACAAGTGGCATTGTGCTCGACCCATTTGCAGGCAGTGGGACGGCATTATTTGTAGCGGGTGGGCTTGGAATGAGTGCCGAAGGCGTTGAGTTACTTCCGATAGGCCGTACTATCATCAAGACGAGGCAGATCATTGAAGATGGGTTGGAAGATAAGGTTATCGAGCGGTTAGTCTCTTGGCGCGACACATGTCTTTGGCGTCAAATCACGATGGAGAAGCCTATTATTGAACTTCGTATTACTCGCGGTGCATATCCGGCAGAGACGCTTGGGGCGATAGGGCGTTTCCTCAAGGCGGCGGAACAAGAGGAAGAAAGAATAAAGGCTATCCTGCTATTTGCTTTGCTATGCGTTCTTGAGAATGTCAGCTACACACGAAAAGACGGGCAATATCTCCGATGGGACTACCGCGCCGGGCGACGCCAAGGAAAGAAGTTTTTCGACAAAGGCGAGATTTTGAGTTTCGACAGGGCCATAACATCTAAACTACATGAAATCGTTACCGATTTGCGTTCTGCTGAACTGCCTGAAGATTTATTTGCTACAACTCGCTCTAAGGCAGATGTCCGTCTTTACGGTGGCTCTTGCTTGGAAATCTTGCCTCATCTCTCAACCGAATCCTATGATTGCCTGATTACCTCACCGCCCTATTGTAATCGCTACGATTACACACGCACTTACGCTCTGGAACTCGCGCTACTTGGCGTTGATGAGGGAGAACTGCTCAAACTCAGGCAAGAAATGTTAAGTTGCACTGTTGAAAACCGAGCCAAAGACCTTCTGGTACTGAATCCAAAATGGAAACAAGCCATTCTTGCTGCTGACCAACAAACGCTACTGCAAAACATCCTCGAATACTTAGATTCGCAAAAGAATCTCGGCCTGCTCAACAATAATGGAATCCCTCGGATGGTGCGCGGCTACTTTTATGAGATGGCTTGCGTTATTTTTGAGTCAGCGAGAGTACTGAAGAGAGGAGCGCCACTCATCATGGTCAACGACAACGTGCGATACGCTGGAGCTAGTATAGCCGTAGACATCATTCTTTCGGAAATTGCCGAGCAGTTGGGTTTTAGGACAGAGCAGATTCTGGCACTTCCGAACGGCAAAGGAAACAGCAGCCAGCAAATGGGCGCGCATGGACGCGAAGCACTGCGCAAATGCGTATATGTCTGGCGAAAGGAATAACGAATGGCGAAGCCATATTTACAACACTTAAAATCCAGTAAGAGTCTTGAGACCAGCTATGAGGCAGTGCGAGCAGGTTTCGTTGCCCTTGCACTTGAAAAAAATCGACGTGCAACGCCGTTTGTCGCTCAGGCACGTGCTTTGAAGGCTGCCGCGAGCAAAGCCAAATCGGCCGATGATCTTCTAAAGATTCAAGAGATTCAACCTGCATTGCTGACGGCAGCTGGAGTATCGGACAAAGCGATAAACCATCTGCAAGATTCTGATAAGCATGAAGCCGTCGGTGGCCTTATCAAGAACTTTCTTGAACCAGCAGGCACTAATTTTGTCGAGGAACTTGTCTTTCGCTTCCTTCTAACTCGCGGCGACACCCTCGGCGATTCTATGCGAAATATCGGTGGCTTTATAGCGCAAAAGAAGATTACACGGGCTATTATTGCTTACTTAAAACTTACTGAACATAAATGTCAATGGCTTCCCAATAAAACCACCTCATGGACTGAGTTGCCGAAGGATGATGCCGATATTGAGTTGTCGTTAAGGGGTCTTAGCTGGAATACTGGCAATGGGCCGCGTACACTCTTTTATAATGTAACTGTTCCGCTTTTCAAAAACAATGTTGATTTGGTTCTCTTCAACTGTTCCGCCCAAGACCTGACGCGTGAAATCATCAAAACGCCTTCCGCTTACATCGCACTTGGAGAACTC
Proteins encoded:
- the lysA gene encoding diaminopimelate decarboxylase yields the protein MHLFRYKGNELYAEDVPVKTLADRYGTPLYVYSSNTLLRHLNAYQDAFDGFPNIICFALKANSNLSILRLLGKNGSGADIVSGGELYRALKAGIPAKRIVYAGVGKTEDEIRYAIDAGILMFNVESFSELMEIDRIARVMKKKACIALRVNPDIDPETHPYIATGLKSQKFGIPIEDAIEHYKSAARLKGINIIGIHKHLGSQITKVSPFVEGLRRTLLLVDKLDASGIDIRYLDIGGGLGITYDTETPPHPKELARHIIPLLNGRQGLTLIVEPGRSISGNAGILVSRALYIKKTQDKEFLIVDAGMNDLMRPSLYGAYHRIIPVIRTGRRNRIQDIVGPICESGDFLAKERELPRIRPGEHIAVIGAGAYGFSMSSNYNSRPLPAEVMVKGKRHFLIRKRQTYEDLIAGERLL
- a CDS encoding diaminopimelate epimerase; amino-acid sequence: MGFTKMHALGNDFIVIDVRESIPEGITELSKRLCHRRLGIGADQLILLLKSDIGDLRMRIFNSDGGEVEMCGNGIRCLAKYIWDRGISEKDTLNIETLAGIIKPSKAGSLVSVDMGVPILEGKDIPVNISGRVIDYPLEIQDRLFNITCVSMGNPHAVIFVKSVSGFPVSHYGPLIERHQLFPKRTNVEFVEVLTPTHIKMRVWERGSGETPACGTGASASVVAGILKGLTERNVRVELQYGDLFIEWTSESPVYMTGPAEEVFEGQIDI
- a CDS encoding site-specific DNA-methyltransferase → MLTATSIKLNDIDKLNREAELQWATRIQIDSSLTRALVSFQANKGKAVYRWFKYKEAFFADLIEHLLRRHRITSGIVLDPFAGSGTALFVAGGLGMSAEGVELLPIGRTIIKTRQIIEDGLEDKVIERLVSWRDTCLWRQITMEKPIIELRITRGAYPAETLGAIGRFLKAAEQEEERIKAILLFALLCVLENVSYTRKDGQYLRWDYRAGRRQGKKFFDKGEILSFDRAITSKLHEIVTDLRSAELPEDLFATTRSKADVRLYGGSCLEILPHLSTESYDCLITSPPYCNRYDYTRTYALELALLGVDEGELLKLRQEMLSCTVENRAKDLLVLNPKWKQAILAADQQTLLQNILEYLDSQKNLGLLNNNGIPRMVRGYFYEMACVIFESARVLKRGAPLIMVNDNVRYAGASIAVDIILSEIAEQLGFRTEQILALPNGKGNSSQQMGAHGREALRKCVYVWRKE
- a CDS encoding restriction endonuclease; amino-acid sequence: MAKPYLQHLKSSKSLETSYEAVRAGFVALALEKNRRATPFVAQARALKAAASKAKSADDLLKIQEIQPALLTAAGVSDKAINHLQDSDKHEAVGGLIKNFLEPAGTNFVEELVFRFLLTRGDTLGDSMRNIGGFIAQKKITRAIIAYLKLTEHKCQWLPNKTTSWTELPKDDADIELSLRGLSWNTGNGPRTLFYNVTVPLFKNNVDLVLFNCSAQDLTREIIKTPSAYIALGELKGGIDPAGADEHWKTARTALNRIHEAFSKKKLKPHTFFIGAAIETKMAAEIWEMLTQSILENAANLTDEDQIASISQWLCSI